GAAACGATAGATCTTTGGGCGGAAGCGAGGCATATGTGAACGCTTGGGCATGGCACCGAAATCGTCTGGTTATTCAAAAAAAAGCGACGAATCTGTCCTCTGAAGTCACTGCCGTTGGGCGTATTTTATGACATCCTTTCCTTGCGCGTCGCTTCCGTCTGTCCTCGATGACGGAGGTGACAGCTCATGtcgtttctgcctcctccccGTTTTCCATTCTGCTGTCGCCGCTCTCGAGCGGCGCTGTGTCGCTCCCGACGCTCGTATTCTGTTTCCTGCCGCAAGCCGTAATCGCTTTGCTTGTTTGATACTGGTTTTTTTCcgggtgtctccgcttcttcagtTGGTCGCCTGACGGGCGCCTCCTCGGCGCAACATACAGCGGCGAGCAGGTTTATGTatttccttttcgttcttccacCTCGAcgctcgcttctcgcttACCGCCCTCCTACGAGTGGACCTGCGTACGAAGCGCCTCCGGCtctcgcagaagaagacggagacgagaagcgagatGCAGCGACGATGCGAATCGGcagtcctcctcttcgtcttctgcgtcctcttctcttgcttctggctcctcgcctccgtcttcttcgtcttcgtctccgtcttcttcggctgcgTTCTCCGGAGGCTCACGCGGCACACGggcggcttctctcgcctccgtctcgGCGACTACTCGCGAGCCTCTTCAAGGGCAGTTAATCTCTGGCGACATCTCTCGCACTCTCGTGGgcgctgcgtcttcgtctccgtcttctcgagAGCCCGGCATGCAAAGGGAGCGTCCTcccgacagaggagagacacatcCCTCCGCCCTGTCGTTCAGTCGagccgaggcagagagtGAAGGCGTGAGCGACATGACTTCACCCGTTGGAGTCCCTGGGGCCTCTGTCGCAGGAGATGGAAAATACCAAGCTCGCGTCAAGTCTCGCTACGCCTCCGTCGGCTTCTTGCCGAAGGAGAACTGGGAGCAAGCTTCGCACTCTTCGACCCCCACTGAGAAGATCAAGGAGATGCAGGCACACGCCAACCAACTTCGTAAGTAGAggaagcatgcatgcaggaaggaaggaaaagtcGCGTGATACACTCAAACGCGGACGCGCTGCATGGGGGTGCTCGATTGGTGAAGGAAGTTGTTTCGGCCTCGGCTGAAGGAGTTGGCTTTCTGGGGCGGACGGGAtctcgacagaaaaagctCCAAAGTGACTGTGGGTATggctgtgtctgtcttcaAACTTCGAATACTACGACCGCCTCCTTTTTGTGCTTCATGGTGATGTCCCCGCAAATACGCTCGCATCTCTGTACGAGTGCCGTCGGCGAGGAGTCCGGtgtctcgctttcctttccAACTATGGAAGTTCATTCAGTACGACGGCACAGTTCACGTTGAGGACTTCCGCGATGTGTACGGTGTCGGTGTGCCTCAGTGCCAGGCTTTTCTGGAGCGTTAAGCCGTTATTTCTATTCTCTTCTCAGTGCGGGATGCGAAGTACACACAAGCCATTGTGGTTCTGACTCAAGCGCTGAACGAAGCGACGCAGGCAGAGTTGCGAGTCCCCTTGTTGTGCAACCGGGCTCTGGGCTTCATCAAGAGGGCAGCCAGAGGCGACGGCCTCGCCGCAGAACTGGATGCAATCGAGGCTGCATGCTTGGCGTCGGAGAATCCGAAACCTCTCTACCGGTGAGTAGCCATGCTCATTTCTGCTCTTCGCTCTGTGTGGGTCTCTCGTTGTTTGGGGAGTTCGTGATTTGGATGTATTGCCAGTCTTGTGTGGGGTACTGGACTCCTGTTCTGGTCTTCTTGGCGTTCGACgcgtcttccctctgcttGCCGAGGCGTCTCCGACGCTCGGTTCTCGCCGCGCGTCTCACGCTGCATCTCAGAGACTCTCGGTgctttcgcgtctccacttCAAGGATGGCAACTTCTTTGCCGTCTTGTTAGCGTCGCGCCTCGCGTACCCGGTGCATTTCCGTCCTCCGGCAGTCCGGGTCCTTTCCCCCTTTGTGTGTGGCTGGTTTTTGCCTGATTCTTGACAAGCACTGGTAGATGTTTGTGAACGAGCGCAGGACCTCACGATAACAAGTGTATGGAGAAGCTGTACACTGTGAGCTTCGTCGTTTCCCTCCACCCGTCTTGAGAcatcgttcttctcctttgtgGTGTTCTCGTCTATTAGGCGAATCCAGGCGCTGCGCCTTTCCCGCCGACCCATTGCGGCCTTTCGGGTGGCTCGAAATTGCGCGCGACGGTTTCCAGAAATTCCTGATTTTGCACGAGTCATGAAAGAAATCAGCAAGGAGCTGTGGTAAGCGCACCGACGCACTCGAATCTCTCACCCCGTTTCTGGGATCGCAAAGCTCCTCCAGTTCTCGGCATGCGGTTTTCCTTCGATATACTTCTTTCcttatatgtgtatgcatatatatatatatatataatatgtatatgtatagatgtatatatctatgtatatatatatatatatatatgtatattaaTATGACCATATCCACAGGCATGCGAGGAATGTTTCTGGTGGCCGTGCGTATATGGAAGTGAATCGGCAGTTACTTTCACACGACCGGACAGGAAGCCGCTGTTGGGCAATAGGGCGGAGTCCGTAGGAAGAAATGGCTTtgagtcgttttcttcgaagAGCTGCTGTCTCGAGCTCTATCAGGGAGTGTGTCTTGGATTTGTGCATCTGTTAATTCGAGAAATAACGTTCGCTGTCTGCATAGATCGCGGTGGCAGAGTGTGACTGTTccgtcgctgcatgcgcctgaTAACAGACCGACGATGTGGATCTCAGCAGACGAGCAGTCGCCACTGGGGAGACAGCCGTGGGCACCCGACCCCAGTCTCCGGAAAGCCGCGCGTCCGCGAGGCGTTCGAGCGGTaacctgcatgcagtcttcGGATGTCCGCAAATGTTCGTAGTGTCTTGCTTTTATCCTCATTGTCGCACATCCGCTctgtgttgtttttctcttcttagCCGCAGCCGTCGCGTTTCGCAGCTCTATGGCGGCTCAGGGATTCGACCTTTCCCAGGGTGTCTTTGCCCTTCGCCGCTCAACAGTCCGCGGTACTTTCGTCGTTCGCCTTCCACTGAGCGAGACAGCCGTGCGGCTGAGGCAACGGGCGATGCGACGCAGAACCAGGAACGACGCGGCGATGAGAGGAACTCAGAAACACGGACAGGTCCCGAtgaagagacgagggaaaTCAGCGCCTTGCCACCCACAACGTCGTCGTCTTGGTCCGCCTCagcctcttgttcttctgctccctcGTCATCCGCTCCTTCGTCGTTGCTGCACGATGCTGCGACAGCACCTGCCAGCGACGAGGGCCAGACTGGAGACGCACGATCGACTTCTTCAGCAGCTGTTGGCCGGATGGACGGTGCGGAGTCACAGGAGCGcagcggaggcgaggaaggatcAAACTGCCGTTCTGGCGGAGATACAGACAAACCCAAAGCCCTGTATGAACCGTCACGTCCCAACCACGAAGAGAGGACTCAGGGTACATCCCTTGCCTCTCCAGTGTCAGAAACAACgaacgacgaagacacagaTCGGATGAAAGCTCGCGGACTCGACACTCGCTTCTCCGAGACAACCGTGAAGAGACCGCCTCTCCAGTCTGGTCTCATGATCTGTCTCGGGAGCAACAATGGAGATGACGTCTCTTGCAAGGATCCTTCCATGCACCAGACCCTCCGTCACTcaccgccttcttcctcttcttctccctgcgctctctctgcttcttcttctccttgttctaCCTCTAcatcttctctttgttccaCCTCTGCCTCTACGTCTCCCTGCGCTACCTcagcctcgtcttctccttgtGGTACCTccacctcttcttcatccgcgacctcttcttctctttgttctaCCTCTGCCTCATCTTCATGTTCTACGTCTgcatctgcttcctcttcttctgcgtcgtcttcttcgcgtccttcCCCGACGCGCCCTTCGCCACCACCGTCCTCTTTGGAATCGTGTtcgaagagcgaaaagcgAGATCTGCGGGTGAAGCAGTGCGAGAAGGACATGGAAAGTTTGCTGTCGTTGGCATTCGTTTATCTGGAGCATTccgaggaggcgacgcggcCTCTCTGGTTGCACCCAGCCGTCGGATTTTCCTATCGCTGTCGAATTCCACGATGGCAAGGCTGGCCGTCGCTTTCATTCTTGAGGAGGCTGATTCGCAGCAAATGCCGTGCGTGGCTGATGGAAAGGAAGGAGCATCCGAGACGTatcgaagaaggcgaggaggaagaaggcgacgaagcgacAAGTGAGCTCGAGGCATGgaagggagatgaagaaaacagagatcTCGGCAGCACAGGCAGGCGCTCGACAGGGCATGGGGCAGGTCAGTTAGGTCGGAAGGAAGCCAGAGAGGCAAGCGGCGACTTCGAGAATGTCGAAGACGAGTGCCATGGAAACGAGAGGTCAGGAATTGACAAAGCAGACATGTTGAGGAGACAAGGACGAAACAAGCGCCAGGCGTcacgcttctctcctcaggATTCGCCACTCTCGGCATCGTCCAACTGTGGAGCAACAGCGGGTGCAACCTCAACTGCAAGTGTCAACCTGAAGCAGCAAACGGCCGACAAAGATGTCAAGCGAGAGCCCAGACCAAGCTCACACCGGAAGTCGAAACGCCTACGCAGTGgctcttcatcttcttctttttcgtctttctcttcttccacttcttcgtctgcatcgtccttctcctcgacagcttcttcttcgtctacttctttttcctccttttcctcttcttcgtcttcatcctctgcgtcttcgtcgtctgcgtcttcatCTGCCGCCTTTGATAGAGGGTCATTTACAGTTGCGCAGAAGCGGAATGAAGGCGCTTCACACCCTGAAAACGCAGGGCCTGGCGGGGGCGTTCGCCGCCCCGCTGGAGCCTTCCTGGGACGGCGTTTCTCACGTTCCGCTCTGGACGCGCTTGACGAACCAGTGAGCTTCAGCGAGTCTTCGTCGGACGGCGAGAGCCGCTTCGACATCGACGCCTACAACTCAGATGTCGCCTTAGACGAGtactgtctcctctgctcgaCCGGCGAAGACGCGCAGAGCGGACCGGACGGTGGATCAGACTCTTCTGAAGACTCCGACGCGCAGGCAGCCAACgcgccgcagagacgcgaagccgcTGAGCGACGGCCTGGCCAGTCAGAAGGCGCGGAACCTGAGGCGGCGCTCACCGTTGTCGGCAGGTCAAGCGGAGTCGCAGACGCCGCAGCTGGATCCCAAGCAGGGCGTTGCGGAGAGGAGCCAACCGCAGAAACAGAGCCTCGTGAGGAGACGCCAGAAACAGAGCCTCGTGAGGAGGAAACAAGGACAAGGGCTTgcgcggaagagacagcagcgacaggGCCTGGCGGAGAGGAGTTGAGTCCTGCAGATCCTGAGGGGGACATGAGAGCAGAACGCCGTGTCTCCATGTCACAGGCTAtaagagaaagacggagagaaccAGGAAGAGATGGAGGTGGAAGTCGCAGCAGTGAATCAGACGGCAGCGCGGGAGGTGAAGCTGCAAGCTTGCGAGATGATGCACAGGACAGTCACGACAGCGATGATGATCTTGAGGAATTTGGATCTTCATCGTCAGACAGTTCGTGGCCGAGCTttggcgaagaagaaaacgtttcCGACGCCCCGCGTCGTCGGTATTTCTGGGATGACAGCGACGATGACGTCTGGCCGGACGTCGACTCCATGCATGTGAGTcggtttcttcgtcgctctccgttGTGGCCTTTCAGAGTCTCTTTCTCAGGTTGGTGCAGGCGGTTTCGACATGCAAGAGGTTTTGACATGCAAGCGGTTTTGACATtcatctctttctcgttttccttgtttttttccGGATCCTGGGAGACTATCGTGGCTTCTCGGAGTCAGGCCAGCATCGTCGCGGCAGCGCGTGTCACTTGCcattgtcttctttctgcgacCAGCTCTTCAGTtctttccctccttcttGCACTGCATatttttcttccttgtcgtCAACATGCTTGTTGTCGTTTGGGTTAGCCTCACGCCTCTTCTACCACCACTGGCTTTTTCTGcatcgtcttctctcgttgcGGGCGTTCCTGCGACTCTCAGGATGTCGGCGCCGCTCCCGGACCCTGGCGCCTTCCTTTTCGGACTGCACGCCAGGCTGAGCAATATATCCTGAACGCCAACTGGATGCCGACGCCTCATATCGGCCGGTGCGAACAACACGCGGGAAACATCCAACAAGGTCTACCTGTAGCAAGCATTCCggtttatatatatatatatatatatatatatgttttatatgtatattgaAGTAAAGGAGAACATtgcacgtgcatgcagtaACGCTTTGAATCTAAGTCGTATTTGCGAATAAGAAAACAAGTAAAGGGTGTGATACTATCCGCCAGGCGTAGTTAATCAAGCCTTCAAACTTCAAACCCCTCTCCTCCCGTATTCGGTCTCGTTTAAGCAGTATGAGCATGTGCCTGCGTCCACAGCGACAAAGGTGAACAATCATTCAGACGCgcaaggaaagcgagagtgACGGCAAGCAGCATTCTGTGTTTTACCGCGCTCGCAGTGAAACCAAGTATAATCATGGCTTATCGAAATTGtctgctgtttctttccaGTGGCAGGGTCGAGTCGTGGACTTCTGCCTCGGTCGTGTGTAGGGGGGATGGCAGCTTCCGCTGGTGCTCTGTTGGAGCCCTCTTCCTTTGCCGTTTCTGTTCACCATTTGCTTCCTTGCGTTTGTGTCATTTTCTTCCTTGCCGTGTCAACGgcgttcgctttcttccagGTTCGTCGGTCACTGCAACGCCGCTACGGACATCAAGGAAGTTGCGTTTTGGGGGACCAACCACGTCCTGGCAGGCAGTGATGATGCCTCGGTTTTAGCATGGCGAATGTGTGATGGTACGGCGTTTTCAtctgctgctttcctttCCCCAGATGTACCACTCATCTCGTTGCTTTTGTTTAAGCCTTCTCGCATTCTTGTCTCCACTGGTGTCGAGCATTTCGTGCAGGTGCTATTTGCCTAGACTTGCCGTCGTTCCTACTGTGTGCGTCGAttgctctcctctttcaCTGCGTCCACTCAGGTTTCGCGCATCTCTCCTCCCCGCTATCGTTTTTTTTGcgttcgcgttttctctgtcttcgtctcgtccCGAGTGTGCCTCTACTGTTCGAAGAGCACCTCCGCCTGTTCGCGAGCAGGCGACGACTGGAGGAACATCGGCAAAACGAGAAGCGGTGCCCAGTTGGCGTCGACCTTTTCACTGTGTAGGGATAGAGTAAAAAGCTGCCGGGCGCCGCGTTATCGAGTGCCAGCGATGCCCGAACGGACGTCTGGTGTCTGCGTTGATTTGCCGTTCAGGCGAGGTTGTCAACATTCTGCGAGGCCATGAGAGTCACGTCAACTGCGTGGCGGTGCATCCGCACGGCTCCTGCATCGCGACTAGCGGCATCGACGATTTTATCAAAATCTGGACTCCTGAGGGGGACTCGCCGTTTGTTCTGGTATGTCCTCGTCCCCACCTGTCCGTTTcacgcagcgaagaagcgctcGTTAGTCTCCAACAGAAACCTCCATGCACACTGAGACTTGCGACTCGGTGTTCGTCTTTCGGACCCAACGCCCTGTCGCAGGCTGTGACTCCCAACACCTCTGGGGAGGCAGAACGCGAGGCTCGTCCGACAGGAATCGAGGCTGATGCCCGCGCGTCCGTCGATCCAAAGACCGTTTTGAGATGTCAGGAAGTCAGTGCTTTTGATTGTTTCCAAGACGCCTCCACAGAAGCGCTGCGCCTGGCGCTTCCGTAAAAtcgctgcgcatgcatctgtctGCGATCGCAGCTCTGTCGTTTCAACAGATGGCATAGTTATGACCATGGTCTGGCGTGTGAGTCCAGGGTGTAGCTTGTCCTTTGCCAATCTGTTTCGTTTCGGCGTCGCCTGACTGCGGTCCGGAGGAGTCACTCGAGTTAAAAagagagaatgagagaaatgagagacagaaagatacaGTGAAAGGGCTCGCGAGAGCGAGTGCCTGAGGGAGACAATCGATGGAGACAGGGACACTGAGTCATTGTGTGAGAGAGCGAATGAGAGGGAAACGtaacgacggagaaggagataGGAAGGCCAGCACACTCAGACATCGAGGAAAAGGGGGCAACTGGCCACGGTGCTGCGTTTGACTGGCGTATGGTCGGAGACATTCACGggtgtgcagagagagaaacgcgttttgaCTATCAGCTGTGACGAGCTGTTTTCGGCGACGTTGAGTCGATGCCCAGTCTGTGAAAGCAAGGCGCATGTTCGACCATTTCTCTCCGCATGAGCCTGACGTCCTGACCGCATGTCGAACATTCACACCGAATGGATTTTGAGTATCTCAGAACCTATCTTTACTCTAGCAGAGAATCAACCACACATGGTATACAGCGGTAGTGCGCCGAGCGACTCATCTATGGAatttcgtttctgtttttttcaggacGAGGCAGCGGAAAAGGTTCTGAGGTCGAATCAGGATTTGATGGACGAGGAAAATGCTGCGGCGCGAAGTCTCTTTACCACATTTCGTCCGGGAATCCTCCGGTGGGTTTTGTCTCGTGACCGTGTCTGATTAAACtcgcgctgcctctcctgcaCCAAccgttctcctttctttctcctcgttttcatACTTGTTTTGAGGCTGGTCGCTGCGGGCGTTCGCTTGTGTATATGAACTGATCCTCCCCACTTGGGTACCTTTACCACACCATCAGAGAGAATCGAGGTAATCTGAATTCTCAGTTCCTGAGTGCAAGACCCTCGCGTATGGCTTTGCCCATGACAGCTTCACTCCACCTCGTCACTCCGTGAAGCGGAGGTTTGATCGGCGGTTTTGTTTTGAGCATTTTAGCATCTGTCTGGGTATTGCTGCTCCTTTCCTGGTGCCTGGTCTTTTTTTTGCTTTTGCTTGACGCGGGACTCGGTTcgtgtcgttttctctctctctctctgccacAGGCATTTGTTCGCATCCATGGATCGACCCGGGGAAGGCGACCGGGAACCCGCTTGCAACATCCAATGAGGATATTCGacagcttccttctctctccagtttgCCATTCTCGTCTCCCGCCCTCATTAGAAGACCCAAATGTACATGCATTTGCAAAGCACAAGGAGCAGCGGGAGCAAAGGGAAAGACGCATtccaatatatatatatatatatatatatatatatatgtatgatATTCGTTCGGATGAATAAATAGGTTTACACGCTGGCTAATCTATATGTTTTTTATGGAAAAATGaatatgtacgtatgtattatatatatatatatatatatatatatatatatatgcatatgggGAGGAAGATCGGTAGTGTGGGCGGCTGAGTGGCTTGTGTAGAGTTCAAAAATTCGCGAATAAACGAGGAGTGGAAACGGAAGCGTCTGCCTGTCTGACTTCGCGTCTAGGTCCTGCGAAAAGACGAGGTACATCGTTTCCTCCCCTGGCTGTGCGTGTGGATGAACTTTTTCCATGTGCGACTGAGGAAAAACAAGGGAAGCAGTGTCCTCCCGTTCCTTGGTGTCTATATCAGTTCTTGTCGGTGCACATTTCCTTGCGCGAAGTTCGTCAAGTCCTTGCTTATGCATCTCACGTGAGCATAGCGCGCGTTTAACTTCCGGTACATGGATCTCGAAGCACACGATCCCAAAAGGTCTGTTCTCGTAAAAGATTTCATTTTCAAGTTTCAAAAACAGCAAACATAATGTGCCGCGTCGGCTGGACAACTCAGCTTTTTggacgctgtctctccacgaaCACGACACTCACACACGCAGCCTTTTTTACCGTTTGTCAATTAAATCTAAGTACCTGATTCACAAGAAAAACCGACTTCCTCAGACGTCTACACGGCGCAGTCCATGCGACCGTCGAGAAGCgcgcagaaagaaacgcatgaAAAACCAAAACGACGGAAATGGGCATTCACCGGCTGCGTGAAGCACCGAGCGCGCGACAGTTGACAGCCGCGAACCCGTGATCCGAAAGTCCGTCCACAGCGAAaactgtctctgcgtttcttgctGGACTCGTTTCCGTCGGCAAGCCTGGCAGGCCGCGCGCGGATGACAAACGACATACACAATTGACACACACTCGTGGAAAATACCTAAAGCAAAAAGTTTCCCTGTTCTGTCGCaccctctctcctgctttcttGGTGTTCTTTCTACAGTGCTTGCGTGGTCCCCTcgttctgtcgcctctcgtGCTCGGCCACTGCGTTCTTTCTTGCGCCCCATATCACACACAAGAGGCGGAGAGACCGAGGCTCGCCACACTGCTCACTGTCACAGGACGCGATCGTATCCATATAGGCAAACAAGCACGCGGAGACACTACGATCCGCAAAAAGGAACCTAAACGCTGTGTGGCACATCAGATGCTACAGTGATGACTCTCTCTATAACGAAGACGATGCCGAGGACCATGTCTCTACAACGTTATTCTCGATACAGTGCGACTTGCCGTCGGGTATACAAGTGCTCGTGACAGGATACCACGGACCCACGCAGCTGTGTTGACTCCCCCTGTACAACAATGGGCATGTGCCTGCGTGCGC
This genomic interval from Toxoplasma gondii ME49 chromosome VIIb, whole genome shotgun sequence contains the following:
- a CDS encoding WD domain, G-beta repeat-containing protein (encoded by transcript TGME49_262410), which gives rise to MEKNLLSLSRDAKKHGRLSSFSRPSQSEAFLSRLTDRRKLEGHAGCVNRLAWHEEGRLLASVSDDRQCLIWDLHSEKDSPTTIINSGHSLNIFGVGFLSDTHVATGAMDREVRLCSIREGNASFVCYCHSGRVKHLATLPHGSQNLWWTASEDGTVRQYDKRALHSCTPGGVQASNILISLHPRERPRDARPSVRMTFTPPRIASSSASSSSSASSSSSASLSSSASLSSSASSASSSSASSSYSASSASSSSLSSSSPSSVVLAFPETRERGRLSSSVSVRLRFPLARTRRESASPSSGSDASPERARRCRRPRDSEIRANVVCGANRGRYEAGEDGGWGLSLLDRRMDLRDHRSILTKDRRLLREAYYEMQFARKGGPRGAPQIKAVAINPMQPEYIAVAANDPLIRVYDRRMLSLSSDGLGRSEPAEDDFEERRRRRQDIRHVMPCDVYLPSTLWGVPFEFDPHWERRFSRLLTVTHLSWSPDGRLLGATYSGEQVYVFPFRSSTSTLASRLPPSYEWTCVRSASGSRRRRRRREARCSDDANRQSSSSSSASSSLASGSSPPSSSSSSPSSSAAFSGGSRGTRAASLASVSATTREPLQGQLISGDISRTLVGAASSSPSSREPGMQRERPPDRGETHPSALSFSRAEAESEGVSDMTSPVGVPGASVAGDGKYQARVKSRYASVGFLPKENWEQASHSSTPTEKIKEMQAHANQLLRDAKYTQAIVVLTQALNEATQAELRVPLLCNRALGFIKRAARGDGLAAELDAIEAACLASENPKPLYRRIQALRLSRRPIAAFRVARNCARRFPEIPDFARVMKEISKELCRSRRVSQLYGGSGIRPFPGCLCPSPLNSPRYFRRSPSTERDSRAAEATGDATQNQERRGDERNSETRTGPDEETREISALPPTTSSSWSASASCSSAPSSSAPSSLLHDAATAPASDEGQTGDARSTSSAAVGRMDGAESQERSGGEEGSNCRSGGDTDKPKALYEPSRPNHEERTQGTSLASPVSETTNDEDTDRMKARGLDTRFSETTVKRPPLQSGLMICLGSNNGDDVSCKDPSMHQTLRHSPPSSSSSPCALSASSSPCSTSTSSLCSTSASTSPCATSASSSPCGTSTSSSSATSSSLCSTSASSSCSTSASASSSSASSSSRPSPTRPSPPPSSLESCSKSEKRDLRVKQCEKDMESLLSLAFVYLEHSEEATRPLWLHPAVGFSYRCRIPRWQGWPSLSFLRRLIRSKCRAWLMERKEHPRRIEEGEEEEGDEATSELEAWKGDEENRDLGSTGRRSTGHGAGQLGRKEAREASGDFENVEDECHGNERSGIDKADMLRRQGRNKRQASRFSPQDSPLSASSNCGATAGATSTASVNLKQQTADKDVKREPRPSSHRKSKRLRSGSSSSSFSSFSSSTSSSASSFSSTASSSSTSFSSFSSSSSSSSASSSSASSSAAFDRGSFTVAQKRNEGASHPENAGPGGGVRRPAGAFLGRRFSRSALDALDEPVSFSESSSDGESRFDIDAYNSDVALDEYCLLCSTGEDAQSGPDGGSDSSEDSDAQAANAPQRREAAERRPGQSEGAEPEAALTVVGRSSGVADAAAGSQAGRCGEEPTAETEPREETPETEPREEETRTRACAEETAATGPGGEELSPADPEGDMRAERRVSMSQAIRERRREPGRDGGGSRSSESDGSAGGEAASLRDDAQDSHDSDDDLEEFGSSSSDSSWPSFGEEENVSDAPRRRYFWDDSDDDVWPDVDSMHDVGAAPGPWRLPFRTARQAEQYILNANWMPTPHIGRFVGHCNAATDIKEVAFWGTNHVLAGSDDASVLAWRMCDGEVVNILRGHESHVNCVAVHPHGSCIATSGIDDFIKIWTPEGDSPFVLDEAAEKVLRSNQDLMDEENAAARSLFTTFRPGILRHLFASMDRPGEGDREPACNIQ